The following coding sequences are from one Triticum aestivum cultivar Chinese Spring chromosome 5A, IWGSC CS RefSeq v2.1, whole genome shotgun sequence window:
- the LOC123107812 gene encoding protein LIFEGUARD 2 produces the protein MYFRPPPKGPEWGGDAEAGQAARPLYPMMLESPQLRWAFVRKVYTILSIQMLLTIAVASVVVFVRPVALFFVSSPAGFGLYIFLIILPFIVLCPLYYYYQRHPVNLLLLALFTVAISFAVGLTCAFTKGEVILESAILTAVVVVSLTAYTFWAASRGHDFSFLGPFLFAAVMILMVFALIQAFFPLGRISLMVYGGLAALVFCGYIIYDTDNLIKRYSYDEYVWAAVALYLDVINLFLSLLTLFRASDS, from the exons ATGTATTTCCGGCCGCCGCCCAAAGGCCCCGAGTGGggcggcgacgcggaggccgggcAGGCGGCGCGGCCGCTGTACCCGATGATGCTGGAGAGCCCGCAGCTGCGCTGGGCCTTCGTCCGCAAGGTCTACACCATCCTCTCCATCCAGATGCTGCTCACCATCGCCGTCGCCTCTGTCGTCGTCTTCGTGCGCCCCGTCGCGCTCTTCTTCGTCTCCTCCCCCGCCGGCTTCGGCCTCTACAttttcctcatcatcctccccttcatcG TGCTGTGTCCTCTGTACTACTACTACCAGCGGCACCCGGTGAATCTGCTGCTGCTGGCGCTCTTCACGGTGGCCATCAGCTTCGCGGTGGGGCTGACCTGCGCCTTCACCAAGGGGGAGGTGATCCTGGAGTCGGCGATCCtgacggcggtggtggtggtgagcCTGACGGCGTACACGTTCTGGGCGGCGAGTCGCGGGCACGACTTCAGCTTCCTGGGCCCGTTCCTGTTCGCGGCGGTGATGATCCTCATGGTGTTCGCGCTCATCCAGGCCTTCTTCCCGCTGGGCCGCATCTCGCTGATGGTCTACGGCGGGCTGGCGGCGCTCGTCTTCTGCGGCTACATCATCTACGACACCGACAACCTCATCAAGCGCTACTCCTACGACGAGTACGTCTGGGCCGCCGTCGCGCTCTACCTCGACGTCATCAACCTCTTCCTCTCCCTGCTCACCCTCTTCAGGGCATCCGATTCCTGA